A single window of Flagellimonas maritima DNA harbors:
- the murD gene encoding UDP-N-acetylmuramoyl-L-alanine--D-glutamate ligase has protein sequence MDRLVILGGGESGVGTAILGQKKGFEVFVSDKGEIKPAYIKVLEHFEIEWESAQHTEAKIFNADVVMKSPGIPDKIPLVEKLMAKGIPVISEIEFASKYTDATIVGITGSNGKTTTTTLAYHIMKEGGLNVAVAGNIGDSYAKMVAEREYDVYTLEISSFQLDGIVDFKPHVAMITNITPDHLDRYDYKFENYIASKFRIAMNQDENDYLIYDADDKVIQNWLKEHPVQSKLVPFSLKEKQKEGAWLENETIKMNIENKTLEMNRDILALEGQHNVKNTMAASLAALLVNVRKETIRQSIQTFQGVPHRLEKVLKINHVEYINDSKATNVNATYYALDGIKKPIVWIVGGVDKGNDYKELMPMVREKVKAIVCLGMDNSKIKEAFGNVIDLIVETYSMEEAVKVAYKISERGDSVLLSPACASFDLFENYEDRGNQFKRAIKNL, from the coding sequence ATGGATCGCTTGGTAATTCTTGGAGGAGGAGAAAGTGGCGTAGGAACGGCCATTTTGGGACAGAAGAAGGGATTTGAAGTTTTTGTTTCTGATAAAGGAGAAATAAAACCAGCATATATAAAAGTTCTTGAACATTTTGAGATTGAATGGGAGTCCGCCCAGCATACGGAGGCTAAGATTTTTAACGCAGATGTTGTCATGAAAAGCCCAGGGATACCTGATAAGATTCCTTTGGTTGAAAAATTGATGGCAAAAGGGATTCCGGTCATTTCTGAGATTGAATTTGCATCAAAATATACAGATGCAACAATTGTAGGCATTACTGGAAGCAACGGGAAGACGACGACAACGACATTGGCCTACCACATCATGAAGGAAGGTGGGTTGAACGTTGCCGTAGCAGGTAATATTGGTGATAGCTATGCTAAAATGGTAGCTGAGCGGGAATATGATGTGTATACACTGGAAATCAGCAGTTTTCAATTAGATGGCATTGTGGACTTTAAACCACATGTAGCCATGATTACCAACATTACGCCAGATCATTTAGATCGTTACGATTATAAGTTTGAAAACTATATCGCATCAAAGTTTCGTATAGCGATGAACCAAGATGAGAACGACTATTTAATTTATGATGCTGATGATAAAGTGATTCAAAACTGGCTGAAAGAACATCCGGTTCAATCCAAATTGGTTCCTTTTTCACTAAAGGAAAAACAAAAAGAAGGAGCATGGCTCGAAAATGAAACGATTAAAATGAACATAGAAAATAAAACCTTGGAAATGAATAGAGATATATTGGCACTTGAAGGCCAACACAACGTAAAAAATACCATGGCGGCAAGTCTTGCAGCCTTATTGGTCAATGTTAGAAAGGAAACTATTCGCCAGAGTATTCAAACCTTCCAAGGAGTTCCGCATAGATTGGAAAAGGTGTTGAAAATTAATCATGTGGAATACATAAATGACTCCAAAGCAACCAATGTAAATGCAACCTATTACGCACTGGATGGCATAAAAAAACCTATTGTTTGGATAGTCGGTGGAGTTGATAAGGGCAATGATTACAAAGAATTAATGCCGATGGTGAGAGAGAAAGTAAAGGCCATAGTATGTCTGGGAATGGATAACTCCAAAATAAAGGAGGCCTTTGGAAATGTAATCGATTTAATTGTGGAAACCTATTCGATGGAAGAAGCTGTGAAAGTCGCGTATAAGATTTCTGAAAGAGGCGATTCAGTGTTATTGTCCCCGGCTTGTGCAAGCTTTGATCTTTTTGAAAACTATGAAGATCGAGGAAATCAATTTAAAAGAGCAATCAAAAACTTGTAA
- a CDS encoding FtsW/RodA/SpoVE family cell cycle protein: MLALFKNLKGDKAIWGVVALLALFSFLPVYSASTNLVYVNDDGTTFGHLVKHAVLLFLGFGIIYAVHRIPTHYFKGLSIIALPIVLILLAYTLTVETRIGGVTANRWIKIPFVGVNFQTSTLASVVLMLWIARYLTKIKDVSITFKESILPLWLPTALVVLLILPENFSTAAIICFLVMVLCFLGGYPLKYLFAMVGTGIVISGMFLFVLFKAPEILPQRAGTWKSRIETFWSPEKAGKDDLHQLTLAKIAIAEGGIVGKGAGKSVIKNMLSQSTSDFIFAIIIEEYGLLGGGALLFFYLLLLFRIVVVANSAKTVFSKLLVIGVGLPIVFQAFINMAVVVQLFPVTGQPLPLISMGGTSIWMTCMAIGIILSASNKKENLEEESYNIDESNPLEVLSGQL; encoded by the coding sequence ATGTTGGCACTATTTAAAAATTTGAAAGGTGATAAAGCCATATGGGGCGTAGTGGCCCTTTTGGCACTTTTCTCTTTTTTGCCGGTATATAGTGCCAGTACCAATCTGGTTTATGTGAACGATGATGGCACTACGTTTGGACATTTGGTCAAACATGCTGTATTGTTGTTTTTAGGTTTCGGAATCATTTATGCCGTACATCGTATACCTACGCATTATTTTAAGGGGCTTTCCATAATCGCATTACCGATTGTTTTAATTCTTTTAGCCTATACCTTAACAGTTGAAACTAGAATTGGAGGAGTAACGGCAAACCGGTGGATTAAGATTCCTTTTGTAGGGGTGAACTTCCAAACCTCGACCTTGGCATCTGTGGTATTGATGCTTTGGATTGCACGGTACCTCACAAAAATCAAGGACGTATCCATAACATTCAAGGAAAGCATATTGCCTTTGTGGTTACCGACAGCTTTGGTCGTTTTGTTAATTCTACCGGAGAATTTTTCCACTGCTGCAATCATTTGCTTCTTAGTGATGGTGCTTTGTTTTCTTGGAGGATATCCGTTAAAATATTTGTTTGCCATGGTAGGAACAGGGATAGTAATCTCTGGAATGTTTTTGTTCGTGCTTTTCAAGGCCCCAGAAATATTACCGCAAAGAGCAGGGACCTGGAAATCAAGAATAGAAACGTTTTGGAGTCCGGAAAAAGCTGGGAAAGATGATTTGCATCAACTAACGCTAGCAAAAATCGCCATTGCAGAAGGTGGAATCGTAGGTAAGGGTGCAGGTAAAAGTGTAATAAAGAACATGTTGTCACAAAGTACTTCAGATTTCATTTTTGCCATTATTATAGAAGAATATGGTCTTTTGGGCGGCGGAGCACTATTGTTCTTCTATCTATTGTTGCTTTTCCGGATTGTGGTAGTTGCCAATTCCGCAAAAACCGTTTTTTCGAAACTGTTGGTTATTGGCGTGGGTCTGCCCATTGTATTTCAAGCCTTTATCAATATGGCAGTTGTGGTACAATTATTTCCGGTAACGGGCCAGCCATTGCCTTTGATCAGTATGGGTGGAACATCAATTTGGATGACTTGTATGGCAATCGGGATAATATTGAGCGCAAGCAACAAAAAAGAAAATTTAGAGGAGGAATCCTATAATATAGATGAAAGTAATCCTTTAGAAGTATTGAGTGGACAACTATAG
- a CDS encoding UDP-N-acetylmuramoyl-L-alanyl-D-glutamate--2,6-diaminopimelate ligase: MILLKDILYGVSLSAVSGNTNVMVNNVHFDSRKVGMDDVFVAIRGLSTDGHKYIKKAVELGAKAVVCEELPKLLVNGVTYLKVTNSNSALAVIAANYYSNPSKNLKLVGITGTNGKTTVSTLLYNLFKKAGFKVGLISTIKVLVNDKEYPTSHTTPDTMTINRHLFNMNEEGVEYCFMEVSSHGIHQKRSEGLHFEGAIFTNLSHDHLDYHKTFAEYRDTKKKLFDDLPKTAFALSNIDDKNGLVMLQNTKAKKYTYALKSYADYRAQILEKQFNGQLLKIDENELWSKLIGDFNAYNLLAIYATADILGLEKIETLQLISELENVDGRFQYFISKEKITAIVDYAHTPDALKNVLKTINTLRTGNENVITVVGCGGDRDKSKRPVMGHIASEMSNQAIFTSDNPRTESPSAIIEEMEAGVEPQNTKKILSVENRKQAIKAACKLAVSNDIILVAGKGHETYQETNGVRVDFDDYKEVKEALASLNK, encoded by the coding sequence ATGATTTTACTGAAGGACATATTGTATGGCGTTAGCCTTTCTGCCGTAAGTGGCAATACCAATGTAATGGTCAATAATGTTCATTTTGACTCTAGAAAGGTTGGGATGGATGATGTTTTTGTAGCAATTAGAGGGTTGTCCACAGATGGACACAAATACATAAAAAAAGCAGTAGAGCTCGGTGCCAAAGCTGTCGTATGTGAGGAACTTCCCAAACTGTTGGTGAACGGCGTCACATATCTGAAAGTTACCAACTCCAATAGTGCATTGGCGGTCATTGCCGCCAATTATTATAGCAACCCTTCAAAAAACTTGAAGCTGGTTGGCATTACGGGTACCAATGGCAAAACAACGGTCAGTACCTTGCTTTACAATTTATTTAAAAAAGCAGGCTTCAAGGTAGGTTTAATTTCCACTATCAAGGTTTTGGTAAACGATAAAGAATATCCGACAAGCCATACCACTCCCGATACAATGACCATAAACCGACACCTTTTCAATATGAACGAAGAAGGTGTGGAGTATTGTTTTATGGAGGTTAGTTCCCATGGAATACATCAAAAAAGGTCAGAAGGGTTACATTTTGAGGGTGCTATTTTTACGAACCTTTCACACGATCACCTAGATTATCACAAAACTTTCGCAGAATATCGGGATACCAAGAAAAAGCTTTTTGATGACCTTCCAAAAACTGCTTTTGCCCTGAGCAATATAGATGATAAGAATGGATTGGTCATGTTACAAAATACAAAAGCAAAAAAATATACTTACGCACTAAAATCATATGCAGATTATAGAGCGCAAATACTGGAAAAACAATTTAATGGTCAATTGCTCAAAATAGATGAGAACGAACTGTGGTCTAAATTGATAGGTGATTTTAACGCCTACAATTTACTGGCTATTTATGCAACCGCGGATATTTTGGGATTGGAAAAAATAGAAACGCTCCAACTTATTAGCGAACTGGAGAATGTAGATGGCAGATTTCAATATTTTATATCAAAGGAAAAGATAACGGCAATAGTTGATTATGCCCATACGCCGGATGCACTAAAAAATGTATTAAAGACCATTAATACATTGAGGACTGGAAATGAAAACGTCATCACCGTAGTGGGGTGTGGTGGTGACCGAGATAAGTCAAAGCGTCCGGTTATGGGTCATATCGCTTCAGAAATGAGCAATCAGGCCATATTTACTTCGGACAATCCTAGGACGGAGTCTCCATCAGCCATTATTGAAGAAATGGAGGCTGGAGTAGAGCCCCAAAACACGAAGAAAATATTATCTGTAGAAAATAGAAAGCAAGCCATAAAAGCTGCATGCAAGTTAGCGGTATCAAATGATATCATTTTGGTTGCAGGAAAAGGTCACGAAACCTATCAAGAAACAAATGGTGTCAGAGTGGATTTTGATGATTATAAAGAAGTAAAAGAGGCTTTGGCCAGCTTAAATAAATAA
- the murG gene encoding undecaprenyldiphospho-muramoylpentapeptide beta-N-acetylglucosaminyltransferase — MDNYRFILSGGGTGGHIYPAIAIANELKKRFPNADFLFVGAKDRMEMEKVPQAGYKIEGLWISGLQRRLTLGNLMFPSKVISSLLRARKILKQFNPDVAIGTGGFASGPLLKVASNSNVPYVLQEQNSFAGITNKLLAKKANRICVAYDGMERFFPKDKIVKTGNPVRSDLVDLNVGKKEANDFFGLQEDKKTVLVIGGSLGARRVNQLIEKELDFFKDQDVQIIWQCGKLYFEAYKIHDSGSVKVLAFLNRMDYAYTAADLIISRAGAGSVSELCIVGKPVLFIPSPNVAEDHQTKNAEALVSEKAALMIKEVMLDAEFEKTFIDLMIFEELQNELSVNIKKLAMPKATEHIVDEIEKLLK, encoded by the coding sequence GTGGACAACTATAGATTCATACTTTCTGGAGGAGGCACTGGAGGGCATATATATCCAGCTATTGCTATAGCCAATGAGCTGAAAAAACGGTTTCCGAACGCAGATTTTTTGTTTGTTGGAGCAAAGGATAGGATGGAAATGGAAAAAGTGCCACAGGCTGGGTATAAAATAGAAGGACTTTGGATAAGTGGATTACAACGTAGGCTGACATTGGGCAATTTGATGTTCCCATCAAAAGTGATAAGTAGTTTGTTAAGAGCGAGAAAAATATTGAAACAATTTAACCCTGATGTTGCTATTGGCACGGGTGGGTTTGCCAGTGGACCATTGTTGAAAGTGGCTTCAAATTCAAACGTTCCGTACGTGTTGCAGGAACAAAATTCTTTTGCGGGCATTACAAATAAGTTGTTGGCCAAAAAAGCAAACCGTATTTGCGTAGCCTATGATGGTATGGAACGCTTTTTTCCAAAGGATAAAATAGTCAAAACGGGTAATCCCGTTCGCTCTGATTTGGTAGACTTAAATGTAGGTAAGAAGGAAGCAAATGATTTCTTTGGCTTGCAAGAAGATAAAAAAACAGTGCTCGTAATAGGTGGAAGTTTAGGGGCAAGAAGGGTGAACCAATTGATTGAAAAAGAGTTGGACTTTTTTAAAGATCAAGATGTTCAAATTATCTGGCAATGTGGCAAGCTTTATTTTGAAGCGTATAAAATACACGATTCTGGTTCAGTGAAGGTATTGGCATTTTTAAATCGCATGGATTACGCCTACACTGCTGCGGATTTGATTATCTCCAGAGCTGGGGCAGGATCCGTATCGGAACTCTGTATTGTGGGAAAACCGGTTCTCTTTATCCCTTCACCAAACGTTGCTGAAGATCATCAAACAAAAAATGCTGAAGCTTTGGTTTCTGAGAAAGCGGCATTAATGATTAAGGAAGTTATGTTGGATGCAGAATTCGAAAAGACTTTTATTGATTTAATGATTTTCGAGGAACTTCAGAATGAATTGAGTGTAAATATCAAGAAGTTGGCTATGCCAAAGGCAACAGAACATATAGTAGATGAAATTGAAAAGCTGTTAAAATGA
- the murC gene encoding UDP-N-acetylmuramate--L-alanine ligase, with protein sequence MNLKDIHNVYFIGIGGIGMSALARYFKFINKNVSGYDRTSSPITDELIKNKILVHFEDSMDSIPENFKRKENTLVVYTPAVPSTHSELNFFLNEGFEIKKRSEVLGIITKDSFCFAVAGTHGKTTTSCILAHLLKECDVPFTAFLGGISEDFNSNFVLKGTKYSVVEADEFDRSFLQLSPNVACITSLDADHLDIYGNGEELEKSFKDFTKRLKPEGVLFIKNGLALEGVTYGIEDDSDFRAEDISVENGTYIFNLVTPKGVLKEVCFNKPGRHNLLNGLVAFAMAAEANFPMQELANALGTFMGVQRRFSYQIKEKDFVFIDDYAHHPTEINAVYQAIKEMHPKKSITAVFQPHLFSRTRDFAEDFADSLSQFDMILLLEIYPAREEPIEGITSDWLLDKIDNKRKKLISKSELIAEIKKCKAEVLVTMGAGDIGLEVPKIKRELAYAS encoded by the coding sequence ATGAATTTGAAGGATATACATAACGTCTATTTTATAGGTATAGGAGGTATAGGTATGTCCGCATTGGCACGCTATTTTAAATTCATCAACAAGAATGTTTCCGGTTACGATAGAACAAGCTCACCAATAACGGACGAACTTATCAAGAATAAAATATTGGTTCATTTTGAAGACTCAATGGATTCAATTCCAGAAAATTTCAAACGAAAAGAAAATACTTTGGTGGTTTATACACCTGCGGTACCTTCTACACATTCTGAACTGAATTTTTTCCTGAACGAAGGATTTGAAATCAAAAAACGGTCTGAAGTATTAGGAATCATAACTAAAGATTCCTTTTGTTTTGCGGTGGCAGGAACTCATGGCAAAACTACAACCTCTTGCATTTTGGCACATTTGCTCAAAGAATGTGACGTTCCTTTTACCGCTTTTTTAGGAGGGATTTCTGAAGATTTCAATAGCAATTTTGTACTTAAAGGTACAAAATATTCAGTGGTAGAGGCAGATGAGTTTGACCGCTCATTTCTTCAGCTTTCACCGAATGTTGCATGCATAACTTCTTTGGATGCCGATCATTTGGATATATATGGTAATGGTGAGGAATTGGAAAAATCATTCAAGGATTTCACAAAAAGGCTAAAACCGGAAGGAGTTCTATTTATCAAAAATGGATTGGCTTTGGAGGGTGTCACATACGGAATTGAAGATGATTCAGATTTTCGTGCCGAAGACATTTCAGTTGAAAATGGCACTTACATTTTTAATCTGGTTACTCCAAAAGGAGTTCTTAAAGAGGTTTGCTTCAACAAGCCTGGAAGACATAACCTACTCAATGGATTGGTAGCTTTTGCAATGGCCGCAGAGGCAAATTTTCCAATGCAGGAGTTGGCCAATGCTTTGGGAACATTTATGGGAGTACAACGAAGGTTTTCATACCAAATTAAAGAAAAAGACTTTGTTTTCATCGATGATTATGCACACCATCCAACAGAAATCAACGCTGTATATCAAGCTATAAAAGAAATGCATCCTAAAAAGTCGATAACAGCGGTCTTTCAACCTCATCTGTTTTCCAGAACGAGAGATTTTGCCGAGGATTTTGCGGATAGTCTTTCACAATTTGATATGATTTTATTGCTTGAGATATATCCTGCAAGGGAAGAACCAATTGAGGGAATTACTTCTGATTGGTTACTGGATAAAATAGATAACAAAAGAAAAAAGTTGATTTCCAAATCAGAATTGATAGCCGAAATCAAAAAATGTAAAGCAGAAGTATTGGTAACGATGGGAGCAGGTGATATTGGTCTGGAAGTTCCCAAAATAAAAAGAGAATTGGCTTATGCGAGTTAA
- the mraY gene encoding phospho-N-acetylmuramoyl-pentapeptide-transferase has protein sequence MLYYLFEFLEKQYQLPGASLFQFQTFRSGMAVLFSLLIAMVYGKRIILFLQKKQIGESIRDLGLEGQQQKAGTPTMGGLIIIMSTLLPVLLFADIKNIYIILLIITTIWMGIIGFVDDYIKIFKKNKQGLKGKFKILGQVVLGLIVGAVLYFHPDVTIKDKDTTRINENFKVETVFGQETKALRTNVPFFKNNELDYTEWISWAGDGLEDYAWLIFIPVVILIVTAVSNGANLTDGIDGLAAGSSAIIVLTLGIFALVSGNIQFSDYLDIFYIPRVGELLVFIAAFVGALVGFLWYNAYPAQVFMGDTGSLTIGGVIAVIAIIVRKELLIPLLCGIFFAESLSVMLQVGYFKHTKKKYGEGKRIFLMAPLHHHYQKRMYHESKIVTRFWIIGIMLAIISIVTLKVR, from the coding sequence ATGTTATACTACTTGTTCGAGTTTTTAGAAAAACAGTACCAATTGCCAGGAGCATCATTGTTCCAGTTCCAGACATTTAGGTCTGGTATGGCTGTACTGTTCTCTTTATTGATAGCCATGGTATATGGAAAGCGGATTATCCTATTTCTACAGAAAAAGCAAATTGGGGAAAGCATTCGTGATTTAGGATTGGAGGGTCAACAGCAGAAAGCCGGAACGCCAACAATGGGAGGGCTTATAATTATCATGTCAACACTTTTACCGGTATTGCTCTTTGCCGATATCAAAAATATCTATATCATTCTCCTTATCATTACAACCATTTGGATGGGAATCATTGGGTTTGTGGATGATTACATTAAAATATTTAAAAAGAACAAGCAAGGCTTAAAGGGAAAATTTAAAATACTGGGGCAAGTTGTATTGGGATTAATAGTAGGGGCTGTTCTCTATTTCCATCCTGATGTGACTATAAAAGATAAAGATACCACCAGAATAAATGAAAATTTTAAAGTGGAGACGGTCTTTGGGCAAGAAACCAAAGCATTGCGTACCAATGTACCATTTTTTAAAAACAACGAGCTTGATTACACCGAATGGATTTCTTGGGCAGGAGATGGGCTTGAAGACTACGCATGGTTAATTTTTATCCCAGTGGTTATTTTAATCGTAACTGCTGTTTCGAATGGTGCTAATCTAACAGACGGAATAGATGGCCTAGCAGCAGGATCTTCAGCGATCATTGTTTTGACCTTGGGAATTTTTGCCCTCGTTTCGGGAAATATTCAATTTTCAGATTACCTCGATATTTTTTATATCCCGAGAGTAGGGGAACTTTTGGTATTTATCGCTGCATTCGTTGGTGCACTGGTTGGGTTCTTGTGGTACAATGCATATCCCGCTCAGGTTTTTATGGGTGATACCGGTAGCCTCACTATTGGAGGGGTAATCGCTGTAATCGCAATAATCGTAAGAAAAGAATTGTTGATACCGCTTTTATGCGGAATCTTTTTTGCCGAATCACTTTCAGTGATGTTGCAAGTGGGATATTTTAAACATACAAAAAAGAAATATGGAGAAGGAAAACGCATATTCCTAATGGCACCGTTGCATCATCATTATCAGAAGAGAATGTACCACGAAAGTAAGATAGTAACTCGATTTTGGATTATTGGGATTATGCTGGCGATTATAAGCATTGTCACCTTAAAAGTGAGATAG
- a CDS encoding penicillin-binding protein gives MAITEKNIMNRLYLVAGCLVVFSILVIVKLVDIQMIKGEDYKELALNKTEKMFTIEPNRGNLYSDDGSLLAASVPKYEIRFDAKTVSEENFQNNVAALSDSLGKLFDRPSSYYRKLFRKARANNNRYKLIARNVNYLDYVRIKQFPLFKLGPYKGGFIETHRVVREYPLGKMAARSIGYEKVDENGYYTRVGLDGAFGERYLRGKEGKRLKQKIAKGQWKPVGLDNIVEPQDGLDVVSTIDINIQDIAHHELLAQLEKYQADHGCVVVMETATGEIKAISNLGITSEGKYYEKLNYAVGESHEPGSTFKLMSMIAALEDKVIDTSTVIDTGKGRYKIYDRVVKDTKWGGYGKISLSKAFAVSSNTAFAKMIHENYKEKPGKFVNRLMNMGLHKKLDLPIIGEGDPVIRYPGDKGWSGISLGWMSHGYEVSLTPIQTLAFYNAIANDGEFVKPRLIKEVREGSKVIKKFDKEVANSSICSKETVRKAQQLLKDVVEKEYGTGHRLYSKNFSMAGKTGTTQKNYVAKDPDKLAYISSFAGYFPADDPKYSCIVIIHEPDKSVGYYGADVSGPVFKSMAQKIYTTSPIIDEVEGKSFDDKNLKENYAKYYAEAQKEHTKVPNVKGMSGMDAVSLLENMGLKVEFKGNGKVRKQSIDQGTDINQVEKIVLELS, from the coding sequence GTGGCGATAACAGAGAAAAATATCATGAACAGACTTTACCTCGTAGCGGGGTGTCTTGTCGTTTTCTCTATTCTGGTTATTGTAAAGTTGGTGGATATTCAGATGATAAAGGGTGAAGATTATAAGGAACTCGCCCTTAACAAAACTGAAAAAATGTTTACCATTGAACCTAACAGAGGTAACCTTTATTCAGATGATGGGAGTTTGTTGGCAGCTTCGGTCCCAAAATATGAGATACGTTTTGATGCAAAAACCGTGTCCGAAGAAAACTTTCAAAATAATGTGGCAGCACTTTCCGATTCTCTGGGAAAACTTTTTGATAGGCCTTCTTCTTATTACCGGAAACTTTTCAGAAAAGCCAGAGCAAACAACAATCGCTATAAGTTGATTGCCAGAAACGTGAATTATCTGGACTATGTACGCATAAAACAATTTCCACTTTTTAAACTCGGTCCTTACAAAGGTGGATTTATTGAAACCCATAGAGTGGTCAGGGAATATCCTTTGGGAAAAATGGCAGCCAGAAGCATAGGCTATGAAAAAGTTGACGAGAACGGATATTATACAAGAGTGGGTTTGGACGGGGCTTTTGGAGAACGCTATTTAAGAGGTAAAGAAGGAAAGCGATTAAAGCAAAAAATTGCAAAAGGACAATGGAAACCTGTTGGGTTGGATAATATTGTAGAGCCACAAGATGGGTTGGATGTAGTTTCCACCATAGATATCAATATTCAAGATATAGCACATCATGAGCTTTTGGCACAATTGGAAAAATATCAAGCAGATCATGGTTGCGTTGTGGTTATGGAAACCGCAACGGGGGAAATAAAGGCAATTTCAAATTTAGGAATAACATCCGAAGGCAAATACTATGAAAAGCTAAATTATGCCGTAGGCGAATCCCACGAACCAGGCTCTACCTTTAAATTAATGTCGATGATTGCCGCCCTTGAAGACAAAGTCATTGATACTAGTACTGTAATTGATACGGGAAAAGGAAGGTACAAAATTTATGATAGGGTCGTAAAAGACACAAAATGGGGTGGCTATGGTAAAATATCCCTCTCCAAAGCTTTTGCGGTTTCTTCAAATACTGCTTTTGCTAAAATGATTCATGAGAATTATAAAGAAAAACCAGGGAAATTTGTAAACCGCCTCATGAACATGGGGCTTCACAAAAAATTGGACCTGCCAATAATTGGTGAAGGAGACCCTGTAATCCGATATCCGGGCGATAAAGGGTGGTCCGGAATCTCATTGGGATGGATGTCCCACGGCTACGAAGTATCCCTGACCCCCATTCAGACTTTAGCCTTTTACAATGCAATAGCAAACGATGGGGAATTCGTGAAACCTAGATTGATAAAAGAGGTAAGGGAAGGAAGCAAAGTCATCAAAAAATTTGATAAGGAGGTTGCCAATTCATCTATCTGCTCCAAGGAAACAGTGAGAAAGGCACAACAACTATTAAAGGATGTAGTTGAAAAGGAATATGGGACCGGTCATAGGCTGTATTCCAAAAACTTTTCCATGGCAGGAAAAACAGGTACTACACAAAAAAACTACGTAGCCAAAGACCCAGATAAATTAGCATATATCTCTTCTTTTGCTGGATACTTTCCAGCAGATGACCCAAAATATTCTTGTATCGTAATTATTCACGAGCCGGATAAGAGTGTGGGCTACTACGGTGCCGATGTATCAGGACCTGTATTTAAGTCCATGGCACAAAAAATCTATACAACCTCTCCGATCATAGATGAAGTAGAAGGCAAAAGTTTTGATGACAAAAACTTGAAGGAGAATTATGCGAAATATTATGCGGAAGCGCAAAAAGAACATACAAAAGTCCCAAATGTGAAGGGTATGAGTGGAATGGACGCCGTTTCATTGCTAGAAAATATGGGATTAAAAGTAGAGTTTAAGGGCAATGGAAAAGTGAGGAAACAGTCCATTGATCAAGGAACGGATATTAATCAAGTTGAAAAAATAGTATTAGAGCTTTCATGA
- a CDS encoding cell division protein FtsQ/DivIB codes for MRVNWNYIKLSFLAIAIVGLYGFADFRSKNKKVVDVSIKFLGDNNLYLTETSVNKLLIQNYGTVKNRTKEELVLNTIEEVVLSNDMVKNAQVYLTVNGELITKIVQRKPIGRVEGVSKFYLDDLGERMPLSKNHSARVPIITGKITGKSLEDAYTILNYINEDDFLRKNVIGIHIEEEGKYQLKFRLENFVVNLGGVDNLNEKFKNFMAFYAKAVKDNSLEDYAVVSLEFDNQVVCTKI; via the coding sequence ATGCGAGTTAACTGGAATTACATAAAACTATCTTTTCTGGCCATAGCCATAGTAGGGCTTTATGGTTTTGCAGATTTTAGAAGTAAAAATAAAAAAGTGGTCGATGTTTCGATTAAGTTTTTGGGAGACAATAACTTATATCTAACAGAAACGTCAGTTAATAAATTGTTAATACAAAATTATGGTACAGTAAAAAACAGGACTAAAGAAGAATTAGTTTTGAATACCATAGAGGAAGTCGTTCTGTCCAACGATATGGTTAAAAACGCCCAGGTCTATCTTACTGTAAATGGAGAGCTTATCACAAAGATCGTTCAGCGTAAACCAATTGGAAGAGTAGAAGGAGTCTCTAAATTTTATTTGGATGACTTGGGTGAACGTATGCCTTTATCCAAAAATCACTCGGCACGAGTTCCGATAATAACGGGTAAAATCACGGGCAAGAGCCTTGAGGATGCCTACACGATTTTAAATTATATCAACGAAGATGATTTTCTTAGGAAAAACGTCATCGGAATACATATTGAAGAAGAGGGAAAGTATCAACTAAAGTTCCGTTTGGAAAACTTTGTAGTGAATCTGGGCGGCGTTGATAACCTGAACGAGAAATTTAAAAATTTTATGGCCTTTTATGCGAAAGCCGTTAAAGATAATTCTTTGGAGGATTACGCAGTAGTGAGTTTGGAATTTGACAATCAAGTGGTTTGCACCAAAATATAA